Within the Thermanaeromonas toyohensis ToBE genome, the region AGTAACGGAAGAAGAGGTATTAGATAATTGCCGGAAAGTAATACCTCGGACTTCTACCTTAGTGGTAGCTGACTTCGGGCCCCGCAATATAGAAAGGCTTCTCTCTTTTTTAAAAATAGCTAGGGAGAAGGGGAGACAACTGGTTCTTACCCCTAAGGATATACATCTTTTGGAGGCCCTCTATGTTAGTGGAGAACCAGGTATACCCGATCCTTACAGTGAAAGCAATATTGTACTATATACCCGGCCTAAGGCCCAGCGCGCGAGATGGGAAGAAAACCTGCTTGAGCGCTTTCGAAAGAAGGCGCCAGAACGCATAGTAGAGGCGAAGGATATTCGGCGCGATCCCGGAAGCTATATACTTTGTTTTTCTTATTATGATTTTCATGCCTTACTAGATTTGGAAGTACGAGGAGGTATTTACATTTATTCTTCCAGTGAGGCCTTTGATGAAGAGATGCTCCTCGATCAAGAGCGGGTGAAGAACTGGATCGATTTTTTTGGTTTTGAGTTATATGGGACTCTGGGTCGGGAACGGGAAAAGTCAGGTTTTCACGCCAGCGGCCACGTCCATGGACCAGGACTAGAAGAGATGGTGGAAACGATCCGGCCCGAGATACTGATCCCGGTCCATACAGAGGATAAAGAGTTCTTCCAGAGATTTGAAGGCCTATGCCGGATCGTTTTTCCAAGTAAAGGTCAAACTTTAGCTGTAGGCTAAGATTAATGTTTAAGATAAAAAAGCAGGAAGTGCTGCCCTGGTGGCGAATAGCAATAGTTGGGTAAAACTATAGGAGGTTGACTGGTGTTAGCCATTGTTCATTCCGTGGTTCTTATAGGCTTGGAGGGTCAACAAGTAAGGGTAGAAGTCGATATAAGCAATGGTTTACCAGTATTTACTATTGTGGGGCTACCTGATGTTTCTGTAAAGGAGGCCAGGGAAAGGGTTAGAGCAGCTATTAAAAACAGCGGTTTTGAATTTCCCCTTCGACGTATAACTGTAAATTTAGCACCGGCGGATGTAAAAAAAGAGGGGCCCATTTATGACTTGCCCATAGCTATAGGAGTTCTAGCGGCTTCGGGGCAACTGGAAGGGGGTTACCTACCTAAGGACCTTTTTTTGGTAGGTGAGCTTTCTTTAGAAGGGAGCTTACGACCTGTACCAGGTGTTTTACCCATGGCCCTAGCCTTGCAGGAGTTGTACCCAGGCTCCACCCTGGTGGTACCAGAGGGTAATGCTCAAGCCGCAGCATTGGCTAAAGGTATCCATGTCTTAGCTGCTAATAATCTTTCTCAAGTACTAGCTTTCCTTAAAGGGCAAGAAGAGCTACCTCGGGTATTACCGGAAGAGGAGCTTAATTTTTCGGAGCCTTGGGGGTCGGTAGATCTAGCAGATATCAGAGGGCAAGACCAGGCTAAGCGGGCTTTGGAGATTGCAGCTGCAGGAGGGCATAATATTCTTCTCATTGGTCCTCCAGGAACGGGTAAGACAATGCTAGCCCGCAGTTTACCAGGTTTATTGCCCTCGCTCACTTATGAAGAAGCCTTGGAGATCACGAAAATCTATAGCGCTGCCGGATTGTTACCAGCTGGCCAGGGTTTGATAAGGGAGCGCCCTTTCCGTTCGCCGCACCATACTGCTTCTTTAGTCAGTATCGTCGGAGGCGGTCGGGCGCCACGGCCAGGGGAGGTTAGCCTGGCTAGTTACGGGGTTCTTTTCCTGGATGAAATACCAGAGTTCCGCCGGGAAGTACTGGAGGCTTTGCGTCAACCTTTAGAGGATCGTGTTATTACGGTAGCCCGCGCTACAGCGGCCGTTACTTACCCGGCTAATTTTTTGCTAGTGGGAAGTATGAATCCTTGCCCGTGTGGGTTTTTGGGAGATCCTGTAAGGATGTGCCAGTGTACTCCTTACCAGGTGGCCCAATACCGTAAGCGCTTATCGGGGCCTTTGCTGGATAGGATAGATTTGGTAGTAGAAGTCCCTCGCCTGGAGTACCGTAATATAGAAAGGGCTGAACTCGGGGAGACTTCCAGCCAGGTGCGTATAAGGGTAGAAAGGGCGCGGAAGAAGCAGAGGGAAAGGTTGGCTGAAGATAGACTACAGTGTAACGCGGAGATGCAGGGTCCGCAGGTAAAAAAATATTGCCAGCTTTCTTCCTCTGCCCGGGTACTGTTGCAAAATGCTTTTACTAGGCTGGCCCTTTCTTTACGAGCCCATGACCGGGTGCTAAAAGTGGCCCGTACTATAGCTGATCTAGAGGGGGTTAAGAATATTGAAGAACACCATCTAGCGGAAGCCTTACAATATCGTTCGACTCTGTAGGATTAAAAGGTAGAAGGGACGGAAAAACTGGAAGATATATAAAGTACGTTTCAACAAAAAGGTAGGTTGGTTGTATGGGAGAGAAAAGGGAATTGGGCCTGGCTAGCTGGGCCCTTATAATAACTAGTGCATCTTTATTGTCCCGCATCCTGGGCTTTATGCGCAATATGGTTATTTCCACCCTATTTGGCCAGAACCGATGGACAGACATGCTTAACGCTTCCTTTGTGTTACCCGATACCTTATACCTTATACTAGTGGGCGGAGGTATAAGTTCGGCTTTTGTTCCGGTTCTTTCGGGTTATCTAGCCGAAAAGAAAGAAAGGGAAGCTGGGGAAGTGGTTAGCATTGCCTTTAATTTAGTTTTGGTTGTGGTAGGTTTGGCAGTAACCTTAAGCATCTTTTTTTCTCCCTTTCTTGTGCGTTTAATCGCTCCTGGGTTTAATTCCCAGGAGATTAGTTATACAGCTTACCTGACCCGGGTGGTACTGATGGCTATTTTGTTCCATTCCCTAAACGGAGTTCTTATGGGGACGGAATATGCTTATCAATCTTTCCTTGGTACCACTATTGGACCCTTAGTGTATAATGCGGCCATTATAATTTTTGGTACTGCTTTGGCTAGCCGCTTAGGGATCGCTGCTTTTGCTTGGTCTACTTTGTTAGGTGCCTTTCTTAATTTTCTAGTGCAAGTTTGGGGTGTATGGCGCCTTCGGATTCCTTACTTGTGGTCTTGGAACTTCCGGCATCCTGCCATCAGGCGGATAGGAGAACTTATGTTACCTGTAACCATCGGGTTATCCATCGCTCAGATAAATCTTTTTTTAAACCAAACTTTTATCGCTTCTTTCTTACCTCCGGGATCCATCAATGCCTTAACCCTAGCTAGCCGGGTGGTGTTAGTTCCCATGCTTTTTGCCCCTTCTTTAGGGATCACTTTACTTCCGACTTTAACCAGGTTGGCTGTAAATAAGGAGCGGGAAGCCTTCGAACGGTACCTGGTTATGTCCTTAAGTGCCATTCTTTTTATAGCCCTTCCGGCTACTGCAGGATTTATAGTACTGGGAGAACAGGTTATCAGGGTATTGTTTGAGCACGGCCGCTTTACAAGGCAAGATACTTTAGCTACCGCCAACGCTTTAGTGTATTATTCCTTAGGTATTGCGGCTTACGGCGCCTACGAAATGTTAAGCCGGGCTTTTTATGCCTTACAGGATACTAGAACGCCTCTAAAGGTAGGGCTTCTAACTTTGGGGGTGGGCACTTCTTTTAATTTCCTATTAGGTCCCCTTTGGGGAGTTAAAGGATTGGCGCTAGCTTACTCCTTGGCTGGATGGTTTAATGTTGCCTTACTCTTTTATCTTCTTAAACGCCGAGGTATAATTTCTGGTAGTCCCAAGGTATTGGGCTCCACTTTAGTTAAGAGCTTGATAGGAGCTATCTTTATGGGTGGGTGCTTAAAAATATTGACAGGTAGGGTTACCCTTTTTCTTACAGGCTCTGGGATTTGGACTGAGGGCCTTAAGCTTTTGTTATTAATTACTGGTGGGGCAGTCCTATATATTACTATAGCTTGGCTTTTGCGAATGGAGGAGCTAGGGTTTGTAACTCAAGCCCTTAAGGGTCCTTTCCGGCGTCGCCGAGCTGGACTATCAGAGGATCTAGGGAAAGTGGGGTAGTAAACCCCCGGTAAATTCTGCATTACAGGATGGGGGTAGAATAGTTGCTGGCTAAGGGATTAAATTGGTTAGCCTACCTGGTGGCCACGTTCAGGTTTAAATTGGCTATTTCTCTTGGCCGCTTGGCGGGCCTGTTTTCTCGCTTATTAGGCCGGGAAGGTACTTCTTTGCCTGGGTGGATAGCTTTGCGATTATATCCTAATCTTTTAAGGGATCTAGCTCGAATCTTAGATAAGGTAATAATCATAACCGGTACCAATGGCAAAACCACTACGGCTAATCTTGTGGCTTATATTTTGAAAGAAAGAGCAGGCTTAAATGTAGTGCATAATAAGCAAGGTGCTAATATGCCGGCCGGCGTGGCTGCAGCTCTTATGGCTTCGGTTTCCCAACTTTCCAATACCTCAAAGGAAAGAATAGCTGTGTTAGAGGTAGACGAGGGTAGCTTGGGCTATATTTTAACGCAGGTTCCAGCTAACTTAATAGTGATAACGAATCTTTTGCGCGATCAGCTAGACCGCTACCACGAACTAGAACAGATATTAAAGTATATCCAGCAAACCTTGGAGAACATGCCACAAGCCCAGCTATTGTTAAACGCCGACGATCCTTTGGTGGCCTCCCTGGGTCGCTACCGGGAAGATGTTTATTATTTTGGGATGGATCGCACCTCCTATATACGTTTTACCAGCGGAGATGTACAAGAGGGTCATATCTGCCCTGAATGCCATGGACTTTTGGATTTTGCTTATTATCATTATAGCCATTTGGGGCAATACTATTGCCCCCGTTGTGGGTGGGAACGACCTCTTCCCCATTTTAGGGTTAAGGATTTATGTAAAACACGTACCGGATATACTTTTACTTTGGTCTATCCTGGGGGAGAAGTTGAGCTTTTCACTCCCCTGCTTGGTCTTTATAACTGTTATAACATCCTCGCCGCCCTTAGTGCAGGTTGGATGTTAGGGATAGACCCCAGGGAAGTAATTGAGTTGGTGGCTATTTTTCAACCCGGGCAAGGGAGGACAGAGGCTTTCCGTTTAAGGGATAAGAAAGTTACCTTAGTCTTGGTCAAGAATCCCACAGGGTTAAGCGAAGCTTTGCGGGCAGTAGCTGAGATAAGAGCAGAGGCTTATGTTCTGGCTATTAATGATTTAGCTGCGGATGGCCGGGATGTATCATGGTTATGGGACGTGGATTGGGAACCCCTTGTTAGGGGTTCGAGTAAGCGCATAATCTGCTCCGGACTTAGGGCCTGGGATATGGCGGTATGTTTAAAGTATCAAGGCATTAACCTTAACCTAATTAAGGTAGTTCCTAATCAGGCTGAAAGCCTGGAAGAAGCCTTACAGGAGGAAACTAGCGAGATATTAATATTATGTACTTATACCAATTTGGCTGTATATCGGCGCCTTCTTCTCAGGATGGGGGCCCAAAGTGAAGTTAAGGATCTGTCATCTTTACCCCGAACTGCTTAATCTATATGGTGACCGGGGAAACCTCCTGGTTCTTCGCCGTCGAGCTGAATGGCGCGGTATCCAGGTGGAGATAAGTTGGGTTTCTTTGGGGGATCCTTTAGACCCTAAAAACTATGACCTGTTTTTCCTGGGAGGAGGACCTGATCAGGAGCAGGGTATAGTAGCCCAAGACCTGATAGTTAAAGGACCTTACCTAAAAGAAGCTTTGGCCCGGGGAGCGGCTTTGCTGGCCATTTGCGGTGGATACCAGCTCCTGGGTCGTTACTACCGAACTGCCTCCGGTCAAGTATTCTCGGGAGTTGGGTTGTTCCCTGTCTATACCATAGCGGGGGATAAACGCTTAAAGGGTAACATAGCTATTAAGGTGGAAGATTTATCTATTCCACGCCCCGTGGTGGGTTTCGAAAACCATATGGGTCGGACTTATCTAGAAGCTTCAGAAGAAGGCCACCGCCCTTTAGGTAGGGTTCTCTTCGGGTACGGTAACAATGGAGTAGATGGAACCGAGGGCTGCCTTTATGGGCGGGCCATAGGAACTTATCTTCATGGGCCTTTACTGGCTAAAAATCCCCACTTGGCGGATTACATTTTAAGCTTGGCTTTAGAAGGCCGTTACGGCCAGGTAGAGTTGATGCCCCTTCCTGGTGATGAGATGGAATGGAGAGCCCATGAAGCTTTCTTTCACCGGTTTTTTAAAGGGAAAAGGTGAGGAGGAGCAAGGTAATGGATTTCTCCTTTTTTCTTCCCACCCGGTTCTATTTTGGAGAGGGGTGCTTAAAGGCCAATTTTCACCCTTTAGAAGAATTAGGGAGGAGAGCCCTAATTGTTACTGGCCGCAGGAGCGCACGGGAGAGCGGGGCTTTGGAAGATCTCCTGGAGGTGTTGGAGCACCTTAAAATTAAATGGAGTATTTTTGAGCGTGTACCCCCTAATCCAACCCTAGAGGTGCTAGCTGAAGGGGTTAAGGTGGCCCAGGAGGAAAGAGTGGACCTAGTTATAGGGTGCGGTGGGGGTTCACCGATGGATGTAGCTAAGGGGATCGCCATCCTGGCTACTAACAAGGTGAAAGCTACTGAACTTTACCGGACCCCTTTACCAGAAGCTCCGCTACCTGTGGTAGCCATACCAACTACTGCGGGGACAGGTAGCGAAGTAACCCCTCATGCGGTTTTTACCTTGCCTGAAGAAGAGACCAAAAAAGGATTCAGCGATGTGCGGTTGTTTCCCCGGGTGGCCTGGGTCGACCCGCGGTATACCTATTCCCTGCCGGAAGAAGTTACCATTGATACGGCCCTGGACGCCCTTTCCCATGCAGTAGAAGGGTACCTTTCCCGCCGGGCCTCTCCTTTAACCGATCTCTTGGCTACCGAGGTTATACGCCTTATAGGTTCTTGCCGGAACGCCTTGGAAAAGCGGGAGTTTACCCCCCATATACGTCGAAGCCTGCTCTACGCCAGCAGCCTCGCCGGAATGGTTATAGCCCAGACCCGTACAACTATCTTACATACCTTAGGCTATTCTTTAACCTTTTTCCGAGGTGTTCCCCATGGGAGGGCTAACGGGTTACTAATGGCAGCTTACTTGGAGTTTTTGGCTCCGGTAGCCCCGCAGAAGGTAGCCCATATCTTGAGCTTATTGGGATTTTCGGGTATAGATGAGCTAGGGGTGACGCTTAAGAACCTTCTCCCATCACCAGAACGGTATACGGACGAAGAACTTAAAGGTTATGCGGCATTAGCTTCTAAAGCACAACATAGCCTTAAAGCTACCTTAAGATCCGCCCGAGAAGATGAGCTATATGAGATTTTACGGCGGAGCCTGCTTTAAAAGCTTTGATTTTATGGATTGTCCTTAGGAAGGGAGGACGCCTAGTTATGTTTAAATTTGTTTTGGCTCTGGTAGGTATGATCCTTCAACTTTTCGCCCTCTACCTCTTGCTTTTGGTTATAGGAGATAAAAGGGAGGGAGAGCTCTCGAAGAAGGAGAAACCGGTAGAGGGACATCATTGAAAGTGCCATCCAGGTAGATGAATACCTGGTAAGAGGGGCAGGCAAAATTGAATAATAAAGGATTTGAGTATAGCTATTGGATAGCTTTACAGCAGGTTCCAGGCTTAGGCCCCCAGCGGCTGCTTAAGCTAGTAGAACACTTTGGTAGCGCGGAGGCTGCCTGGGAGGCCGAAGAAGGAGAGCTTTTAAATCTCCCTTGGATGGGGAAAGCGGCACAAGAGCTGATAGCCTGGCGCAGGAACATAGACCCTGCCAGGCTAGGGAAGGAGTTTTCCCGTTTAAAGGTGGGGATTTTAGTTTTTACTGATGCACGTTATCCCCCAGAACTAAAGAGTATTTATAATCCCCCACCGGTGTTATATTATTTAGGCGATTTGACAGCTTTAGAAGGGCTAAAAGTAGCTGTGGTGGGTACTCGACGCCCCACACCTTACGGCCTTAAAGTGGCCCACGTCCTGGCCCAGGGCCTGGCTGAGGCAGGTATAATTGTGGTGAGCGGACTGGCGATAGGGATAGATGCTGCTGCCCACCGGGGAGCCCTTCAGGGGAAGGGGAAAACTATAGCTGTATTAGGTAGCGGGGTGGACGTAATCTACCCTCGGGAAAATGCCCGGCTCTACCAGGAAATAGCCCGGGAGGGGTTGATACTTTCTGAGCTTCCTCCTGGTACACCCCCTGAACGGTACCATTTTCCCGCTCGTAACCGTATCATAAGTGGCCTGGCCCGAGGAACCGTAGTGGTGGAGGCGGGCGAGAAAAGCGGCGCTTTAATAACAGCCGATTTGGCCCTGGAACAAGGACGTGATGTTTTTGCGGTGCCAGGGCCCATTACAAGCCCCCAGAGCAAGGGGACTAATAATTTACTTAAACAGGGGGCTAAGATAGTTACTGGGGTGGGGGATATCCTGGAGGAATACTTCCCGGCGGAGGTTCAGGTTCCCACCCTGGAAGTGGTAGCAGGAAAGTCGGGGGGATTCCAACTTTCTCCTATAGAGGAAAAGGTCCTGGCCGCGGTAGTGTCTTCACCGTTATCCTTAGAAGAGATTGTGGAAGCCACAGGGCTTTCCACTCAAGAAATAAACGTTGCGCTAACTTTTTTGGAGTTACAAGGCCTGGTCTTAAGGCTTCCAGGCGGGCTTTATCTACGCTCCTTCCCAGGGGATTAAGGCTGTAAAGATGCTCTTAGGGGTGAAGCTAGTTGGCCAAGACGTTGGTTATAGTAGAATCTCCGGCCAAGGCCAAAACCATTAGCAAATTTTTGGGCCGTGACTACTTGGTTAAATCCTCTATGGGACACGTCAGGGATCTACCTAAAAGCCAGTTCGGGGTAGATATTGAACATGGCTTCGAGCCCTATTACATTACCATCCGTGGTAAGGGAGAAATAGTTAAAGAGTTGCGCGAGGCGGCTCAAAAAACAGAGCGGGTCCTTCTAGCCCCCGACCCTGACCGTGAGGGAGAAGCTATAGCCTGGCACTTACAGCACCTTTTGGGGTTACCCGATGGGAGATGTCGTATAGAATTTAACGAGATAACCCGACAGGCTGTGCTGGAGGCCATCAAAAATCCACGTCCCATCGACATGGACCGAGTGGCTGCCCAGCAGGCCCGTAGGGTTTTAGACCGCTTAGTAGGCTATAAACTAAGCCCCCTGCTCTGGCGCAAGATAAAAAAGGGTTTAAGTGCTGGTAGAGTGCAATCGGTGGCTGTGCGGCTAATTGTAGATCGCGAGAGAGAGATCGCTAATTTTAAGCCGGAGGAATATTGGACCTTAACAGCTTGGCTTAAGACGGGGGAAGAAGGAACTACTTTTGCAGCCAAACTACACAAGTTTCAGGGAGAAACTATCAACGTTAAAAACAAAGAGGACATGGACGAGATCCTGGCCGCCCTGGCTGGGGTTTCTTTCCAGGTCGTAGAAGTTAAAAAAAG harbors:
- a CDS encoding iron-containing alcohol dehydrogenase family protein, producing MDFSFFLPTRFYFGEGCLKANFHPLEELGRRALIVTGRRSARESGALEDLLEVLEHLKIKWSIFERVPPNPTLEVLAEGVKVAQEERVDLVIGCGGGSPMDVAKGIAILATNKVKATELYRTPLPEAPLPVVAIPTTAGTGSEVTPHAVFTLPEEETKKGFSDVRLFPRVAWVDPRYTYSLPEEVTIDTALDALSHAVEGYLSRRASPLTDLLATEVIRLIGSCRNALEKREFTPHIRRSLLYASSLAGMVIAQTRTTILHTLGYSLTFFRGVPHGRANGLLMAAYLEFLAPVAPQKVAHILSLLGFSGIDELGVTLKNLLPSPERYTDEELKGYAALASKAQHSLKATLRSAREDELYEILRRSLL
- a CDS encoding type 1 glutamine amidotransferase, with the translated sequence MKLRICHLYPELLNLYGDRGNLLVLRRRAEWRGIQVEISWVSLGDPLDPKNYDLFFLGGGPDQEQGIVAQDLIVKGPYLKEALARGAALLAICGGYQLLGRYYRTASGQVFSGVGLFPVYTIAGDKRLKGNIAIKVEDLSIPRPVVGFENHMGRTYLEASEEGHRPLGRVLFGYGNNGVDGTEGCLYGRAIGTYLHGPLLAKNPHLADYILSLALEGRYGQVELMPLPGDEMEWRAHEAFFHRFFKGKR
- a CDS encoding YifB family Mg chelatase-like AAA ATPase translates to MLAIVHSVVLIGLEGQQVRVEVDISNGLPVFTIVGLPDVSVKEARERVRAAIKNSGFEFPLRRITVNLAPADVKKEGPIYDLPIAIGVLAASGQLEGGYLPKDLFLVGELSLEGSLRPVPGVLPMALALQELYPGSTLVVPEGNAQAAALAKGIHVLAANNLSQVLAFLKGQEELPRVLPEEELNFSEPWGSVDLADIRGQDQAKRALEIAAAGGHNILLIGPPGTGKTMLARSLPGLLPSLTYEEALEITKIYSAAGLLPAGQGLIRERPFRSPHHTASLVSIVGGGRAPRPGEVSLASYGVLFLDEIPEFRREVLEALRQPLEDRVITVARATAAVTYPANFLLVGSMNPCPCGFLGDPVRMCQCTPYQVAQYRKRLSGPLLDRIDLVVEVPRLEYRNIERAELGETSSQVRIRVERARKKQRERLAEDRLQCNAEMQGPQVKKYCQLSSSARVLLQNAFTRLALSLRAHDRVLKVARTIADLEGVKNIEEHHLAEALQYRSTL
- the dprA gene encoding DNA-processing protein DprA: MNNKGFEYSYWIALQQVPGLGPQRLLKLVEHFGSAEAAWEAEEGELLNLPWMGKAAQELIAWRRNIDPARLGKEFSRLKVGILVFTDARYPPELKSIYNPPPVLYYLGDLTALEGLKVAVVGTRRPTPYGLKVAHVLAQGLAEAGIIVVSGLAIGIDAAAHRGALQGKGKTIAVLGSGVDVIYPRENARLYQEIAREGLILSELPPGTPPERYHFPARNRIISGLARGTVVVEAGEKSGALITADLALEQGRDVFAVPGPITSPQSKGTNNLLKQGAKIVTGVGDILEEYFPAEVQVPTLEVVAGKSGGFQLSPIEEKVLAAVVSSPLSLEEIVEATGLSTQEINVALTFLELQGLVLRLPGGLYLRSFPGD
- the murJ gene encoding murein biosynthesis integral membrane protein MurJ gives rise to the protein MGEKRELGLASWALIITSASLLSRILGFMRNMVISTLFGQNRWTDMLNASFVLPDTLYLILVGGGISSAFVPVLSGYLAEKKEREAGEVVSIAFNLVLVVVGLAVTLSIFFSPFLVRLIAPGFNSQEISYTAYLTRVVLMAILFHSLNGVLMGTEYAYQSFLGTTIGPLVYNAAIIIFGTALASRLGIAAFAWSTLLGAFLNFLVQVWGVWRLRIPYLWSWNFRHPAIRRIGELMLPVTIGLSIAQINLFLNQTFIASFLPPGSINALTLASRVVLVPMLFAPSLGITLLPTLTRLAVNKEREAFERYLVMSLSAILFIALPATAGFIVLGEQVIRVLFEHGRFTRQDTLATANALVYYSLGIAAYGAYEMLSRAFYALQDTRTPLKVGLLTLGVGTSFNFLLGPLWGVKGLALAYSLAGWFNVALLFYLLKRRGIISGSPKVLGSTLVKSLIGAIFMGGCLKILTGRVTLFLTGSGIWTEGLKLLLLITGGAVLYITIAWLLRMEELGFVTQALKGPFRRRRAGLSEDLGKVG
- a CDS encoding Mur ligase family protein; the encoded protein is MLAKGLNWLAYLVATFRFKLAISLGRLAGLFSRLLGREGTSLPGWIALRLYPNLLRDLARILDKVIIITGTNGKTTTANLVAYILKERAGLNVVHNKQGANMPAGVAAALMASVSQLSNTSKERIAVLEVDEGSLGYILTQVPANLIVITNLLRDQLDRYHELEQILKYIQQTLENMPQAQLLLNADDPLVASLGRYREDVYYFGMDRTSYIRFTSGDVQEGHICPECHGLLDFAYYHYSHLGQYYCPRCGWERPLPHFRVKDLCKTRTGYTFTLVYPGGEVELFTPLLGLYNCYNILAALSAGWMLGIDPREVIELVAIFQPGQGRTEAFRLRDKKVTLVLVKNPTGLSEALRAVAEIRAEAYVLAINDLAADGRDVSWLWDVDWEPLVRGSSKRIICSGLRAWDMAVCLKYQGINLNLIKVVPNQAESLEEALQEETSEILILCTYTNLAVYRRLLLRMGAQSEVKDLSSLPRTA